One region of Cinclus cinclus chromosome 1, bCinCin1.1, whole genome shotgun sequence genomic DNA includes:
- the PAG1 gene encoding phosphoprotein associated with glycosphingolipid-enriched microdomains 1, which produces MGLEGVFLGSGQIHVILWGSLAAMTTLLFLTFLIFLCSSCNGEKKAKNQNGDHENLMNVPSEKEVFSHSITSSATEPPPNSEQNGALSNGDVLSEDSTAACIQPYEEVQTSTDLLDQQDSLGKSIKCHQSRELPSIPPNNPMETIISSRNAENYQGLGMEGPYEVLKDSSSQENIVEDCLYETVKEIKDVGAVIIMERNSNSKSKASLTVSEGQNQIPECRIESAEYASVDRNKKSRQSANSESPLDNIPDVEDELPPPVPIKLLDENENVQEKEVEEVTEGASKPEKRLSSVSYKSREEDPSLTEDEISAMYSSVSKPGQAVKALDSPYTCIQEIASQRSPSICSGLYASVKDFENTLNSTTVPQPADRPNGELEPDYEAIQSVSQEEDRTLSVPHTNHTALSGENDYESIGDLQHHREFTRL; this is translated from the exons ATGGGGCTagagggggtttttttaggcAGTGGGCAGATCCATGTAATCCTGTGGGGAAGTTTGGCAGCCATGACAACGCTCTTGTTCCTTACCTTCCTCATCTTCCTTTGCTCCAGCTGCAATGG GGAAAAGAAGGCCAAAAATCAGAATGGAGACCATGAAAATCTGATGAATGTG CCTTCCGAGAAGGAGGTTTTCAGCCATTCCATCACAAGTTCAGCTACAGAGCCTCCCCCAAACAGTGAACAGAACGGAGCCCTCAGCAATGGTGATG TTCTTTCTGAGGACAGTACAGCTGCCTGTATCCAGCCTTACGAAGAAGTACAGACATCTACTGATCTTCTAGATCAACAGGATAGTCTTGGAAAGTCTATAAAATGTCACCAGAGCCGGGAACTACCCAGTATTCCCCCTAACAACCCCATGGAAACTATCATCTCATctagaaatgcagaaaattatcAAGGTCTTGGAATGGAAGGGCCTTATGAAGTCTTGAAAGACAGCTCCTCTCAGGAGAACATAGTGGAAGACTGCTTGTATGAAACTGTGAAGGAAATTAAAGATGTTGGAGCAGTAATCATCATGGAAAGGAATTCTAACAGCAAATCAAAGGCTTCACTGACAGTTTCTGAAGGTCAGAATCAAATTCCTGAGTGCAGAATTGAGTCAGCAGAATATGCATCTGTTGATCGAAATAAGAAAAGTCGCCAAAGTGCGAATTCAGAAAGTCCTCTTGACAATATACCAGATGTAGAAGATGAGCTTCCCCCTCCAGTACCCATAAAACTTCTTGATGAAAATGAGAATGTGCAAGAAAAAGAAGTGGAAGAAGTGACAGAGGGAGCAAGTAAACCAGAAAAG AGGCTTAGTTCAGTGTCTTACAAGTCTCGAGAGGAAGATCCATCTCTTACAGAAGATGAG ATCTCAGCCATGTACTCATCAGTGAGCAAGCCAGGACAGGCCGTCAAGGCACTGGATTCTCCTTACACCTGCATTCAAGAAATTGCATCTCAGAGGTCCCCATCTATTTGCAGTGGCCTCTATGCAAGTGTGAAGGACTTTGAAAACACCCTAAATTCTACCACTGTGCCTCAGCCAGCAGACAGACCAAACGGGGAGCTGGAGCCGGACTATGAAGCTATCCAGTCAGTGAGCCAAGAAGAAGACAGGACCTTGTCCGTGCCTCATACAAACCACACTGCTCTTTCAGGAGAGAATGACTATGAGAGCATAGGGGACTTGCAGCATCACAGGGAATTCACTAGACTTTAA